Genomic DNA from Fibrobacter sp.:
TCGCGGTCCTTATTAGAATTGAAATCAGCAAGGGACTTTACTGCCGCCTGGCAGATTTTGTAGGCGCGGGCTCGCTCTTCGTTCCACGACGAAATGTAACCCGGCACGGGGATTTTCACCATGGTCTCCAACTGTTTTAGAATCTTTCCGTAGGTTTCGATGGAACCTGATATGATCGGGTTCTCGATTTTTTGCATGTTTTCGTAAATCTTGTGATGGCTTTCGACGTACGAAACCAGGCTTAAATTGTGGAAATATTTGTTTTCTCTATAGCTCATATCCTAACTCCTTCTTTGACCTTTGGGTCAAACTCCTGTACCAAACTACAAAACATCTGGTGAAATAAACAACTTTTAGGGATGGTTCCACAATTTTTTGTGGGATAACGCAAAATGGATTGCAGTACAAGTGGAAAGAATTTTTTATGGAAGAGCAGGATATACGAGTGGTAGCAGAAAAAAGTCTGGTAAAATCCGCAACGAATAGGAATGGAAGTAGGAATGTGTCTGTTTGATTTCACTACGCATATTTGTATAAATGGAAAAAGTTGTGGTACAATTTGAGATGAATTCCAACGGATGTTGAAAAACTCTTTTAAGAATCCACAACGTACATCAGTAAGTGCGGAATAAAACATTTAAGGTTCCGTAATGTATACGGAACCTTTTAGAAAATATTGTTTACGGATGGGCTTCTGCTATAGGCAGAAGTAGAAAAACTATCCGATGAATCCGTGGGGAACGAAGCCCAGACCCTTCACCAGTTCGAAGTCGGTGGCGCTCTTTACGCCGGAAGTGGTAAGCATGTCGTCGGTGATGGCTGCGTTAGCGCCGCTCTTGAAAGCACGCACGCCGTTGTCGCCCAGAACGCCACGGCCACCTGCCAAACGGAGGTATGCCTTGGGGTTGATGAAGCGATAAATTGCCACGATTCTGCAGAAGTCGTCGTTGGTGAGTTTCGGCAGATTTTCAAAAGGAGTGCCTGGAATGGCGTTCAACACGTTAATCGGGGTGGACTTGACGCCCAGACCGCGGAGGTCGAGGCACATGTCAATGCGGTCTTCCATGGTTTCGCCAAGGCCCATGATGCCACCGCTGCAAACTTCCAGACCTGCGGCCAGTGCATTCTGCAGAGCGCCAATCTTGTCGTCGTAAGTGTGGGTGGTGCAGACGTCGGCAAAGTGGCGGCGGTAGGTTTCCAGGTTGTTGTGGAAACGGGTGAGGCCTGCTTCCTTCAACTTGTCGAACTGTTCGCGGTTCAAGAGGCCGCTGCTGAGGCAGACGCTCAACTTGGTTTCCTTCTTCAGTCTGCGAATGGTTTCAGAAATCTGTTCCACATCGTGGTTGGTTAATGTACGACCAGAAGTGACGATGGAGTAGCGGGGGATGCCTG
This window encodes:
- the bioB gene encoding biotin synthase BioB, with product MSLVQELKNKILNDGYEINREEAIQLLDADLDELTAAANEIREKLHGNDFDFCSIINARSGRCSENCKYCAQSSYYHTGAPEYKLLSADEIVADAKKKEAAGIPRYSIVTSGRTLTNHDVEQISETIRRLKKETKLSVCLSSGLLNREQFDKLKEAGLTRFHNNLETYRRHFADVCTTHTYDDKIGALQNALAAGLEVCSGGIMGLGETMEDRIDMCLDLRGLGVKSTPINVLNAIPGTPFENLPKLTNDDFCRIVAIYRFINPKAYLRLAGGRGVLGDNGVRAFKSGANAAITDDMLTTSGVKSATDFELVKGLGFVPHGFIG